The Streptomyces sp. NBC_01689 genome includes a window with the following:
- a CDS encoding 2-hydroxyacid dehydrogenase, with amino-acid sequence MKNVLAVVSAHVGGRAAGAALAGVFPGDARVTVVEATDEDPAALREAHVIVTGLAPVTAEHLAAAPDLELVQCASHGFDYVDLDAARAKGVPVCNIGSSGAEKQNVAEQTFALMLALAKQLIPAHTALVDADWALPRLQRSITELSGKTLGIVGLGHIGEEVARRAVAFDMSIVYAGPQSVGAEAEARLGGARHVPLDELLRTSDYVTLHAPLTETTRHLLDAERLALLKPTAFVVNTSRGALIDQDALADALDAGALAGAGLDVFDPEPPTAALRLLKAPNVVLSPHVAGVTRETLVRIALAAVQNAGDFVAGRPPRDVVS; translated from the coding sequence GTGAAGAACGTACTGGCCGTCGTCTCCGCGCATGTGGGCGGTCGCGCCGCCGGAGCCGCTCTCGCCGGGGTGTTCCCCGGCGACGCCCGCGTCACGGTCGTCGAGGCGACCGACGAGGACCCCGCGGCGCTGCGCGAGGCCCATGTCATCGTCACCGGCCTCGCCCCGGTGACCGCCGAGCACCTGGCCGCCGCACCGGACCTGGAACTGGTGCAGTGCGCCAGCCACGGCTTCGACTACGTGGACCTGGACGCCGCCCGCGCCAAGGGCGTCCCGGTGTGCAACATCGGCTCCAGCGGCGCCGAGAAACAGAACGTGGCCGAGCAGACCTTCGCCCTGATGCTCGCCCTCGCCAAGCAGTTGATCCCGGCCCACACCGCGCTCGTCGACGCCGACTGGGCGCTGCCGCGGCTGCAGCGGTCCATCACCGAACTGTCCGGCAAGACCCTCGGCATCGTCGGGCTCGGTCACATCGGTGAGGAGGTGGCCCGGCGCGCAGTGGCGTTCGACATGTCGATCGTGTACGCCGGGCCCCAGTCCGTCGGCGCGGAGGCGGAGGCGCGGCTCGGCGGCGCCCGTCACGTCCCACTCGACGAGCTGCTGCGGACGTCGGACTACGTCACGCTGCACGCCCCGCTCACGGAGACGACCCGGCATCTGCTCGACGCCGAACGGCTCGCGCTCCTGAAGCCCACCGCGTTCGTCGTCAACACCTCACGGGGCGCCCTGATCGACCAGGACGCCCTGGCGGACGCCCTCGACGCGGGCGCCCTGGCCGGCGCGGGCCTCGACGTCTTCGACCCCGAACCGCCCACGGCGGCCCTGCGGTTGCTCAAGGCGCCGAACGTGGTGCTCTCGCCGCACGTCGCGGGCGTCACCCGCGAGACGCTCGTACGGATCGCCCTGGCGGCGGTCCAGAACGCGGGGGACTTCGTGGCCGGCAGGCCGCCGCGGGACGTGGTGTCCTAG
- a CDS encoding RICIN domain-containing protein, with protein sequence MPTPHPPRPAHPPGGASGECDESLAARLRGRPAGGATRSVALLMARHWQATYDYSVICLASSAHVAPMVAATSFHYALDSLTHGESGAALRPRLLVTVRDTVREWAAEDRISCVLPELGKPAGGRGMRVAGSMTAENRRLAERSFHALPGSAQCLLWHTEVEAEPLSVPAGLSGMTLDTATVALEQAREQFRAGCVRAHRELAPARECGLYGRRLDVPARRGGAPSPEERHHRAGCAPCRRAEEHIARCDGALGIVLAEAVLGWGARRYLDSRSGGVRTAVRPSGGPVFGGTRGIPGPPDGAGTGDRADARGPRGAGGLEGNGAAKGPGGAAEDFGAAQGGRHGSGGRRRPPAEISTPGRGVPTGRARSKALLTGAGTVSAVLLVTVLAVGTGSSGGGADPGASTGVGSGRTVPASPGASPPTPAGPPAGVERTRLRNLAADLCLDVRGGRARSGAEAELAGCSLARTQQWSYENDGLLRSAADPGLCLDSGAADGVVALDRCAAPGDAHGDDVRYDLTVRGELLPRARGRLAVTPGSVDQDSDIVVKDRGGSLAQRWRTEPPPVPRSLSIGGVTGAGGAGAEVSTEGAPTSPATESPSPVTESPSPVTESASPVTEPASAVGTPDGRRTDPSAVPGPVPRGTARQL encoded by the coding sequence GTGCCCACCCCCCACCCCCCACGTCCCGCCCATCCTCCCGGCGGCGCCTCCGGTGAATGCGACGAGAGTCTGGCCGCCCGGCTGCGAGGACGGCCGGCAGGCGGTGCCACCCGGTCCGTCGCCCTGCTGATGGCGCGGCACTGGCAGGCGACGTACGACTACTCGGTCATCTGTCTGGCCTCTTCGGCGCATGTCGCCCCGATGGTCGCCGCGACCTCCTTCCACTACGCGCTCGACTCGCTGACGCACGGCGAGTCCGGAGCGGCCCTGCGGCCCCGCCTCCTGGTGACCGTGCGGGACACCGTGCGGGAATGGGCCGCGGAGGACCGGATATCCTGTGTTCTGCCGGAGTTGGGGAAACCCGCCGGTGGTCGTGGTATGCGGGTGGCGGGATCCATGACGGCCGAAAATCGGAGGCTCGCCGAGCGTTCCTTCCACGCGCTCCCGGGTTCCGCGCAGTGCCTGCTCTGGCACACCGAGGTGGAGGCGGAACCTCTATCCGTACCGGCCGGTCTGTCGGGCATGACTCTCGACACCGCGACGGTCGCTCTGGAACAGGCCCGTGAGCAATTCCGCGCGGGATGTGTACGCGCCCACCGGGAACTCGCGCCGGCCCGGGAATGCGGCCTCTACGGCCGGCGCCTGGACGTCCCGGCGCGTCGCGGTGGCGCGCCGTCCCCGGAGGAGCGGCACCATCGCGCGGGGTGCGCCCCCTGCCGCCGTGCCGAGGAACACATCGCCCGGTGCGACGGCGCGTTGGGAATCGTGCTGGCCGAAGCGGTACTCGGCTGGGGTGCACGGCGCTACCTCGACAGCCGCTCCGGGGGCGTGCGGACAGCCGTGCGCCCCTCTGGTGGCCCGGTGTTCGGAGGCACGCGGGGAATCCCCGGTCCACCGGACGGCGCCGGTACGGGTGACCGCGCCGACGCGCGGGGGCCGCGTGGCGCCGGAGGGCTGGAGGGCAACGGAGCCGCGAAAGGCCCAGGAGGGGCGGCGGAGGACTTCGGCGCCGCGCAGGGCGGGCGCCACGGCAGCGGCGGACGCCGACGACCACCCGCGGAGATCAGCACCCCGGGCCGCGGCGTCCCGACCGGACGGGCACGGTCCAAGGCCCTGCTCACAGGGGCGGGTACCGTCTCGGCCGTGCTGCTCGTGACCGTGCTCGCCGTGGGCACGGGGTCCTCCGGGGGCGGCGCCGACCCCGGAGCCTCCACGGGCGTCGGCAGCGGCCGCACCGTGCCGGCGTCCCCGGGTGCCTCGCCGCCGACGCCGGCCGGACCGCCCGCGGGCGTCGAGCGGACCCGGCTGCGCAACCTCGCCGCCGACCTGTGCCTCGACGTCCGGGGCGGCAGAGCGAGGTCCGGCGCGGAGGCCGAACTCGCCGGGTGCTCCCTGGCCCGCACCCAGCAGTGGTCGTACGAGAACGACGGTCTGCTGCGCAGTGCCGCCGACCCCGGGCTGTGCCTGGACTCAGGAGCGGCCGACGGGGTCGTCGCGCTGGACCGCTGCGCCGCTCCGGGGGACGCGCACGGCGACGACGTACGGTACGACCTCACCGTGCGGGGCGAGTTGCTGCCTCGCGCGCGCGGCCGGCTCGCGGTCACCCCCGGCTCCGTCGACCAGGACAGCGACATCGTCGTGAAGGACCGCGGCGGCTCCCTCGCACAACGCTGGCGGACCGAACCGCCGCCGGTCCCGCGGTCGCTGTCGATCGGGGGTGTGACCGGTGCAGGGGGTGCGGGGGCTGAGGTGAGTACGGAGGGTGCGCCGACGTCACCCGCCACCGAGTCGCCGTCACCTGTCACCGAGTCGCCGTCACCTGTCACGGAGTCGGCGTCACCCGTCACCGAGCCTGCGTCCGCCGTCGGCACGCCGGACGGACGGCGCACCGACCCGTCCGCCGTTCCGGGGCCGGTACCGCGTGGCACGGCCCGCCAGCTGTGA
- a CDS encoding hemerythrin domain-containing protein, producing MSTDTIDLTVMYAAHDAFRRDLERLATAVSDGTAGSPRVRAGWDNFTRQLHIHHTAEDSDLWPRVERAAAGRPRDVALLATMEAEHAGLGALLTAVDTALGERPDELPACVDALAAALDDHLKHEEDGALPLVQEVLTPADWSAFTGRIRRVQGLRGAAVFVPWIVDGAPAADRARFLGALPPPVRVLNRFFWEPGHRRRGLWRA from the coding sequence ATGAGCACCGACACCATCGACCTCACCGTCATGTACGCGGCCCACGACGCCTTCCGGCGCGACCTGGAACGCCTCGCCACCGCCGTCTCGGACGGCACCGCGGGATCTCCCCGAGTCCGCGCGGGCTGGGACAACTTCACGCGTCAGCTGCACATCCACCACACCGCCGAGGACAGTGACCTGTGGCCGCGTGTGGAACGCGCGGCCGCGGGCCGGCCGAGGGACGTCGCCCTGCTGGCGACGATGGAGGCGGAGCACGCGGGCCTCGGCGCGCTGCTGACGGCCGTCGACACCGCCCTTGGTGAACGGCCGGACGAACTCCCGGCATGCGTGGACGCGTTGGCGGCGGCTCTCGACGACCATCTCAAGCACGAGGAGGACGGCGCCCTGCCGCTCGTCCAGGAGGTTCTGACGCCGGCGGACTGGAGCGCCTTCACCGGGAGGATCCGCCGGGTCCAGGGACTGCGCGGGGCCGCGGTCTTCGTGCCCTGGATCGTCGACGGCGCGCCCGCCGCCGACCGGGCGCGGTTCCTCGGCGCGCTGCCGCCGCCCGTGCGGGTCCTCAACCGGTTCTTCTGGGAGCCGGGTCACCGCAGGCGCGGGTTGTGGCGGGCCTGA
- a CDS encoding MFS transporter, translating into MFKKWHGNPWAILVTLSLGFFMTLLDLTIVNIAIPDMGQDLDASLDEILWVVNAYTLALAVLLITAGRLGDLRGKRALFLGGVALFTLASLACGLARDPAQLIAFRAVQGLGAALLMPQTLSIVAEVFPADRRGAAMGVWGAVAGVSGALGPIIGGALITHLDWRWIFFVNLPLGALVLVLAVAIIPASHRTVRHRFDTPGVLLASSALFCLAFGLTEGQRYDWNGWILALFGAAALLFAAFLGHERGRQNADPLVPLSLFRDRNFTLVNVVGVTVSFGVIGMFLPLTIYLQSVLGFSALKSGLVLLPLALGSFVTAGPAGVLADKVGGRFVLMTGLLAWAGALVWIVAAADVGSGWTAVALPLLLAGLGAGFTFAPMATEVMRQVPAKLSGAASGLNNALRQVGSVLAGAVVGAVLQARLASSLPEQARERAGGLPAAYRDGFVGAFSQGESDLSAGQSARLPDGVPRDVADRMRALGGQVFGHGFVHAMGPAVLVAAAVLLTGALACLGLRRHHGPSANPHALPLYGPELEEAAS; encoded by the coding sequence GTGTTCAAGAAATGGCACGGCAATCCCTGGGCGATCCTCGTCACGCTCTCCCTGGGCTTCTTCATGACCCTGCTCGACCTGACCATCGTCAACATCGCGATCCCCGACATGGGACAGGACCTCGACGCCTCGCTGGACGAGATCCTCTGGGTCGTCAACGCCTACACGCTCGCACTGGCCGTGCTGCTCATCACCGCCGGCCGCCTCGGCGACCTGCGGGGCAAACGCGCCCTCTTCCTCGGCGGTGTCGCCCTGTTCACCCTCGCCAGCCTCGCGTGCGGCCTCGCGCGGGACCCGGCCCAGCTGATCGCGTTCCGCGCGGTCCAGGGCCTGGGCGCGGCCCTGCTCATGCCGCAGACCCTCTCGATCGTCGCCGAGGTGTTCCCGGCCGACCGGCGCGGTGCCGCGATGGGTGTCTGGGGTGCGGTCGCGGGCGTCTCCGGCGCGCTCGGCCCGATCATCGGCGGCGCGCTGATCACCCACCTGGACTGGCGGTGGATCTTCTTCGTGAACCTGCCGCTGGGGGCACTGGTGCTGGTCCTCGCCGTGGCGATCATCCCGGCCTCGCACCGCACGGTGCGCCACCGCTTCGACACCCCCGGCGTCCTGCTCGCGTCGAGTGCCCTGTTCTGCCTGGCCTTCGGACTGACGGAAGGGCAGCGGTACGACTGGAACGGCTGGATCCTGGCGTTGTTCGGCGCCGCGGCGCTGCTCTTCGCGGCGTTCCTCGGCCATGAGCGCGGACGCCAGAACGCCGATCCGCTGGTCCCCCTCTCCCTCTTCAGGGACCGCAACTTCACGCTCGTCAACGTCGTCGGCGTCACCGTGTCCTTCGGCGTGATCGGGATGTTCCTGCCGCTGACGATCTACCTGCAGTCCGTGCTCGGCTTCAGCGCTCTCAAGTCCGGTCTCGTCCTGCTGCCGCTCGCGCTCGGCTCGTTCGTGACGGCGGGACCCGCGGGAGTCCTCGCGGACAAGGTCGGCGGGCGGTTCGTGCTGATGACCGGACTGCTGGCCTGGGCCGGGGCCCTGGTGTGGATCGTGGCCGCGGCGGACGTGGGGTCGGGCTGGACGGCGGTGGCCCTGCCCCTGCTGCTCGCGGGCCTGGGCGCCGGGTTCACCTTCGCGCCGATGGCCACCGAGGTCATGCGTCAGGTGCCGGCGAAGCTCTCGGGCGCCGCGTCCGGCCTCAACAACGCGCTCCGCCAGGTCGGTTCGGTGCTCGCGGGTGCCGTCGTCGGCGCGGTGCTCCAGGCCCGGCTGGCGTCCTCGCTCCCCGAACAGGCCCGGGAGCGGGCCGGCGGCCTGCCCGCCGCCTACCGCGACGGTTTCGTCGGAGCCTTCTCCCAGGGGGAGTCCGACCTGAGCGCGGGGCAGTCGGCGCGGCTCCCGGACGGCGTCCCGCGCGACGTCGCCGACCGCATGCGCGCACTCGGCGGCCAGGTCTTCGGCCACGGTTTCGTGCACGCGATGGGGCCCGCCGTCCTGGTCGCCGCCGCCGTGCTGCTGACCGGCGCGCTCGCCTGTCTCGGCCTGCGCCGTCACCACGGCCCGTCGGCCAACCCGCACGCCCTGCCCCTGTACGGACCCGAACTGGAGGAAGCGGCCTCATGA
- the sigJ gene encoding RNA polymerase sigma factor SigJ produces MAERTEGATQVFVDHRELLFAIVYNILGSVADTEDVLQETWLSWTGRARRTPPEAITNPRAYLVRIGVNHALARRAAIIRRRETYVGPWLPEPLLDEASPEDSADRTLRTESVSLALLVVLESLTPLERAVFVLNEVFGYAHTEIAEVIDRSPAAVRQLAHRAREHVHARRPLYRARPRVRRQATERFVEAALGGDIGALMEILAPDVTVWTDGGGKGPAGLRPVRGRDKAARLFAGYAARRGSGLDIRYRRVNGDDSAVLFAGESPYAVMVMDLTPDGERVSDVYIVTNPEKLARVRRDEETGEVGETGEVGETEEEHA; encoded by the coding sequence ATGGCCGAGAGGACCGAAGGCGCCACGCAGGTGTTCGTCGATCATCGCGAACTGCTCTTCGCAATCGTCTACAACATCCTCGGCAGCGTCGCCGACACCGAGGACGTCCTTCAGGAGACCTGGCTGTCGTGGACGGGGCGTGCCCGGCGCACTCCGCCGGAGGCGATCACCAACCCGCGTGCCTACCTGGTGCGGATCGGGGTGAACCACGCGCTCGCGCGCCGCGCCGCGATCATCCGGCGGCGCGAGACGTACGTGGGGCCCTGGCTGCCGGAGCCGCTGCTCGACGAGGCGTCGCCCGAGGACTCGGCCGACCGCACCCTGCGCACCGAGTCGGTGTCCCTGGCCCTGCTCGTGGTCCTGGAGTCGCTCACCCCGCTGGAGCGGGCGGTCTTCGTCCTCAACGAGGTGTTCGGCTACGCGCACACCGAGATCGCGGAGGTCATCGACCGCAGCCCGGCGGCGGTCCGTCAGCTCGCGCACCGGGCGCGGGAGCACGTGCACGCCCGGCGGCCGCTCTACCGCGCGCGTCCCCGGGTCCGCCGGCAGGCGACCGAGCGGTTCGTCGAGGCGGCCCTCGGCGGGGACATCGGCGCGCTGATGGAGATCCTCGCGCCGGACGTGACCGTGTGGACGGACGGCGGCGGCAAGGGACCGGCGGGGCTGCGGCCGGTGCGCGGCCGGGACAAGGCGGCCCGGCTGTTCGCCGGTTACGCGGCCCGGCGTGGCAGCGGCCTCGACATCCGCTACCGGCGGGTCAACGGCGACGACTCCGCGGTGCTCTTCGCGGGCGAGTCGCCGTACGCGGTGATGGTCATGGACCTCACCCCGGACGGCGAGCGGGTGTCGGACGTCTACATCGTCACCAACCCCGAGAAGCTCGCGCGCGTACGACGGGACGAGGAGACCGGGGAAGTCGGGGAGACCGGGGAAGTCGGGGAGACCGAGGAGGAGCACGCGTGA
- the qcrB gene encoding cytochrome bc1 complex cytochrome b subunit, with product MTDTGHTRGRTSSGERLADWFDGRLGLHTLGRRYLRKVFPDHWSFLLGEICLYSFVVLVLTGVYLTLFFHPSMNEVTYHGGYLPLNGIRMSEAYASTLDISFEVRGGLLIRQIHHWSALVFLAAMLTHMMRHFFTGSFRRPREVNWVFGWTLLLLGMFEGLFGYSLPDDLLSGTGLRFVDGALLSVPVVGTYLSFFLFGGEFPGHDIVARFYSLHVLLIPGIMAALVVAHLVLVVYHKHTQFGGPGRTERNVVGTPFMPVYLAKAGGFFFLVFGVLALVAAVATVNPVWAYGPYRADQVSTGAQPDWYLGFAEGLVRVMPGWEVHVAGHTLVLGVLVPVVVFPLLLVAIGVYPFVEARFTGDRGEHHLLDRPRNRPVRTAIGAAWISVYAILLAGGGNDIVATRLHLSINSVTWAVRISLFVVPVLVLVVTRRLCLGLQQRDRELVAHGRATGVITRLPHGEYVEAHRPLGPAELHTLTEHQHRGRSDHRDLQPADAHRAVGGSGAPAGQEDPQP from the coding sequence GTGACGGACACCGGGCACACGCGGGGACGGACGTCTTCCGGCGAACGTCTCGCCGACTGGTTCGACGGCCGGCTCGGCCTCCACACCCTCGGCAGGCGCTATCTGCGCAAGGTCTTCCCGGACCACTGGTCCTTCCTGCTCGGCGAGATCTGCCTGTACAGCTTCGTGGTGCTGGTCCTCACCGGGGTGTACCTGACGCTGTTCTTCCATCCGTCCATGAACGAGGTGACGTACCACGGCGGTTACCTCCCGCTGAACGGCATCCGCATGTCGGAGGCGTACGCGTCCACGCTCGACATCAGTTTCGAGGTGCGCGGCGGACTGCTGATCCGGCAGATCCACCACTGGTCCGCGCTGGTCTTCCTGGCGGCGATGCTGACGCACATGATGCGGCACTTCTTCACGGGTTCGTTCCGCAGGCCCCGTGAGGTGAACTGGGTGTTCGGCTGGACGCTGTTGCTGCTCGGCATGTTCGAGGGCCTGTTCGGCTACTCGCTGCCGGACGACCTCCTGTCCGGGACGGGACTGCGGTTCGTGGACGGCGCGTTGCTGTCGGTGCCGGTCGTCGGCACGTATCTGTCGTTCTTCCTGTTCGGCGGGGAGTTCCCGGGTCACGACATCGTGGCCCGTTTCTACTCGCTGCACGTCCTGCTGATCCCGGGGATCATGGCGGCGCTCGTGGTCGCGCACCTGGTCCTCGTCGTGTACCACAAGCACACCCAGTTCGGAGGACCGGGAAGGACCGAACGCAACGTCGTGGGGACGCCGTTCATGCCGGTGTACCTCGCGAAGGCCGGTGGCTTCTTCTTCCTGGTCTTCGGAGTCCTCGCGCTGGTCGCGGCGGTCGCGACCGTCAACCCGGTCTGGGCATACGGCCCCTACCGCGCCGACCAGGTGTCGACGGGCGCCCAGCCGGACTGGTACCTCGGCTTCGCCGAGGGCCTGGTCCGGGTGATGCCGGGCTGGGAGGTCCATGTCGCCGGGCACACGCTGGTGCTCGGTGTGCTCGTCCCGGTCGTGGTCTTCCCGCTGCTCCTGGTCGCCATCGGCGTCTATCCGTTCGTGGAGGCGAGGTTCACCGGTGACCGGGGCGAGCACCACCTCCTGGACCGTCCGCGCAACCGGCCGGTCCGTACGGCGATCGGGGCCGCGTGGATCAGTGTGTACGCGATCCTGCTGGCAGGCGGCGGCAACGACATCGTGGCCACCCGTCTGCATCTGTCCATCAACAGCGTCACCTGGGCCGTGCGGATCTCCCTGTTCGTCGTGCCGGTCCTCGTCCTCGTCGTGACGCGCCGTCTCTGTCTGGGGCTGCAGCAGCGGGACCGCGAGCTGGTGGCGCACGGCCGTGCGACCGGCGTGATCACACGCCTGCCGCACGGCGAGTACGTCGAGGCGCACCGCCCGCTCGGGCCGGCCGAACTCCACACGCTGACCGAGCACCAGCACCGCGGGCGCTCAGACCACCGGGACCTCCAGCCGGCTGACGCGCACCGCGCCGTCGGCGGCTCCGGGGCGCCCGCTGGTCAGGAGGATCCGCAGCCGTGA
- a CDS encoding glycoside hydrolase family 2 TIM barrel-domain containing protein, with protein sequence MTVTRRSVLIAGTAAPTAGAFAGAADARADSSGSTTGRSTVELHDGWRFALVDPGGITDPTGAYEGAAQPGYDDSAWREVTVPHDWSIEQSPTTEHGTTSGTGFFPGGLGWYRIAFTLPPALAGKRVSVEFDGVYMDSYVYCNGTEVGHHPYGYTGFALDLTGLLHTDGRTPNVIAVKVQNQLPSSRWYSGSGIHREARLVVTGPVHVERWGTYVTTPEVTAGRAVVRARTSVVNGTGAAAKVQVVSRIVGPDGRTVARASSTATVGDRADETHELVVEKPKTWDFATPGHRYVLETELRVGGSTVDTFRTSFGIRSFRFDPDEGFHLNGTHAKIKGVDLHHDQGALGAAVSLDAVRRQMTVMKSMGVNAFRTSHNPPSPQMIQVCEELGIVMMVEAFDCWRTGKTRYDYGRFFDEWCERDATEMVLAARNSPAVVLWSIGNEIPDSTSTAGLAMADRVIGAIRAADDTRPLVIGSDKYRRLPAKDSAADLMLAKLDGLGLNYNTAQSVDALHAAYPHLFLFESESSSETSTRGTYQEPEHLNTGENHTPGRRATSSYDNNLASWTMSGEYGHKKDRDRKWFAGQFLWSGIDYIGEPTPYDVFPVKASFFGAVDTAGFPKDMYHLFRSQWVSEPMVHLVPMTWNHEQGDTVEVWAYANVDTVELFLNGKSLGTRKFDTKRTVDGRTYLETTEATGDDKTFTSGPYPGSYTSPNGSAGRLHLTWKVPYAPGELKAVARRDGRTVATDVLRTAGPPHGIRLTADRASLPADGRSLVFVTAEVVDARGVVVPDAEHLIAFEAHGGSLAGLDNGRQESAERYQASTRTAFHGKALAIVRGGTRPGGLRVTARAAGLRGATVSVATTTARVRAVTPATPFAPDPGPGAPAHPLADASYSGRPDSLPAAMLDGDPATGWSNAFHKSATALLPAFDGARAQDWVSVTWARTRAVDRVEVSFTVDAEHTLPASVRVSLWDGERHVPVRGTAVDWATASDTPTVITFDRARGSRLRILLTSGRPGAADGAVRVSRLEVPVV encoded by the coding sequence TTGACAGTCACTCGGAGATCGGTATTGATCGCGGGAACCGCCGCACCCACGGCCGGAGCGTTCGCGGGTGCGGCCGACGCCCGGGCGGACTCGTCCGGGTCCACGACGGGCCGCAGCACCGTCGAACTCCACGACGGCTGGCGCTTCGCCCTGGTCGATCCGGGCGGGATCACCGACCCGACCGGGGCCTACGAGGGCGCGGCACAGCCCGGCTACGACGACTCGGCCTGGCGCGAGGTGACCGTCCCGCACGACTGGAGCATCGAGCAGAGCCCCACCACCGAGCACGGCACCACCAGCGGGACCGGCTTCTTCCCGGGCGGCCTCGGCTGGTACCGGATCGCCTTCACCCTGCCGCCCGCCCTCGCGGGCAAGCGCGTCTCGGTGGAGTTCGACGGCGTCTACATGGACTCGTACGTCTACTGCAACGGCACCGAGGTCGGCCATCACCCCTACGGCTACACGGGGTTCGCCCTCGACCTCACCGGTCTGCTGCACACGGACGGCCGCACCCCCAACGTCATCGCGGTCAAGGTGCAGAACCAACTCCCCAGCAGCCGCTGGTACTCGGGCAGCGGCATCCACCGCGAGGCCCGACTCGTGGTCACCGGACCGGTGCACGTCGAGCGCTGGGGCACCTACGTCACGACGCCCGAGGTCACCGCGGGGCGGGCGGTCGTCCGGGCCCGGACGAGTGTGGTCAACGGGACCGGGGCGGCGGCGAAGGTGCAGGTGGTCTCGCGGATCGTCGGCCCCGACGGCCGGACGGTGGCCCGTGCCTCCAGCACCGCGACGGTCGGCGACCGCGCCGACGAGACCCATGAACTCGTCGTGGAGAAACCGAAGACGTGGGACTTCGCGACCCCCGGCCACCGCTACGTCCTGGAGACCGAACTGCGCGTCGGCGGGTCGACCGTCGACACCTTCCGCACGTCCTTCGGCATCCGCTCCTTCCGCTTCGACCCGGACGAGGGTTTCCACCTCAACGGCACCCACGCCAAGATCAAGGGCGTCGACCTCCACCACGACCAGGGAGCCCTCGGCGCCGCCGTCAGCCTCGACGCGGTGCGCCGGCAGATGACCGTCATGAAGTCGATGGGCGTCAACGCCTTCCGCACCTCCCACAACCCGCCCTCCCCGCAGATGATCCAAGTCTGCGAGGAGCTGGGCATCGTGATGATGGTGGAGGCCTTCGACTGCTGGCGGACCGGCAAGACGAGGTACGACTACGGCCGCTTCTTCGACGAGTGGTGCGAGCGGGACGCCACCGAGATGGTCCTCGCGGCCCGCAACTCGCCCGCCGTGGTGCTGTGGTCCATCGGCAACGAGATCCCCGACTCCACCTCGACCGCCGGGCTGGCCATGGCCGACCGCGTCATCGGCGCCATCAGGGCCGCGGACGACACCCGCCCGCTGGTCATCGGCTCCGACAAGTACCGCCGTCTGCCCGCCAAGGACTCCGCGGCCGACCTCATGCTCGCCAAACTGGACGGACTCGGCCTCAACTACAACACCGCGCAGTCGGTGGACGCGCTGCACGCCGCCTACCCCCACCTCTTTCTCTTCGAGTCGGAGTCGTCCTCCGAGACCTCGACCCGCGGCACCTACCAGGAGCCGGAACACCTCAACACCGGCGAGAACCACACCCCCGGCCGGCGGGCCACCTCCTCGTACGACAACAACCTCGCCTCCTGGACCATGAGCGGCGAGTACGGACACAAGAAGGACCGGGACCGGAAGTGGTTCGCGGGCCAGTTCCTCTGGTCGGGCATCGACTACATCGGTGAACCCACGCCCTACGACGTCTTCCCCGTCAAGGCGTCCTTCTTCGGCGCGGTCGACACCGCGGGCTTCCCGAAGGACATGTACCACCTGTTCCGGAGCCAGTGGGTGAGCGAGCCCATGGTCCATCTGGTGCCCATGACCTGGAACCACGAGCAGGGCGACACGGTCGAGGTGTGGGCGTACGCGAACGTCGACACGGTGGAGCTCTTCCTCAACGGAAAGTCCCTCGGCACACGGAAGTTCGACACGAAGAGGACCGTCGACGGCCGTACCTACCTGGAGACCACCGAGGCGACCGGTGACGACAAGACGTTCACCTCGGGCCCCTACCCGGGCAGTTACACCAGTCCGAACGGCAGCGCGGGCAGACTCCACCTCACCTGGAAAGTGCCCTACGCGCCGGGCGAGTTGAAGGCGGTCGCGCGCCGCGACGGCCGTACCGTCGCCACCGATGTGCTGCGCACCGCCGGCCCGCCGCACGGGATCCGCCTCACCGCGGACCGCGCGTCCCTGCCCGCGGACGGCCGTTCGCTGGTGTTCGTGACGGCGGAGGTCGTCGACGCCCGGGGTGTGGTTGTGCCGGACGCCGAGCACCTGATCGCGTTCGAGGCCCACGGCGGCTCGCTCGCCGGGCTGGACAACGGGCGGCAGGAGAGCGCCGAGCGCTATCAGGCGAGCACCCGGACGGCCTTCCACGGCAAGGCCCTCGCCATCGTCCGCGGCGGCACGCGCCCGGGGGGCCTGCGCGTGACGGCCCGCGCTGCGGGACTGCGCGGCGCCACCGTCTCGGTGGCCACCACCACGGCGCGCGTCCGGGCGGTCACCCCGGCCACCCCCTTCGCGCCCGACCCCGGACCCGGCGCCCCCGCCCACCCGTTGGCGGACGCGAGCTACTCGGGGCGCCCGGACTCCCTGCCGGCCGCCATGCTCGACGGCGATCCGGCCACCGGCTGGTCCAACGCCTTCCACAAGTCGGCCACCGCCCTGCTGCCCGCGTTCGACGGAGCCCGCGCGCAGGACTGGGTCTCGGTCACCTGGGCGCGGACCCGGGCCGTCGACCGGGTGGAGGTCTCCTTCACCGTCGACGCCGAGCACACCCTGCCCGCGTCGGTTCGGGTCTCGCTCTGGGACGGCGAGCGCCATGTGCCGGTGCGGGGCACGGCCGTCGACTGGGCCACCGCCTCCGACACGCCGACCGTGATCACCTTCGACCGGGCCCGCGGGTCACGGCTGCGGATCCTCCTGACCAGCGGGCGCCCCGGAGCCGCCGACGGCGCGGTGCGCGTCAGCCGGCTGGAGGTCCCGGTGGTCTGA